The Halobacillus ihumii genomic sequence TTCCGGATGACTTTAGGAGTTCATTGGTCTTACTTCCAGAACTCGGACAGACTACTTTTCCAGGAGCTATGGGCAGAACGTTAATGGATAGAGCGGGATCACGAGGGTCAACGTGTAACAACTTGAGCTTTCGCTTATGTAACTCATCCAGAAACCAAAAAGGCAGCAGGGCCTGGTTTATAAGGGCTGTGTGCTCGTCGAGCAGAAGAAAAGCTTCATCCAGATGGATGATTGTCGATGGCAGATCCACGCTAAGAAGGTCAATGTTTTGATGAGAAAGAATGTGCCTTACTTGTTCAATTCCGCTTTGATTAACCCGTTCTGATCTTCCGATAATGGCTGTAGTACTGTCTAACATGGTAAAACTGCCGCCCTCCGCAAACCCGTTTCCCTGAATGCATCCCAGCATGGGCATACCTGCACAACTGAATGTCTGAGAAGCGTAGACTGTTTCACCATAGCGGATATAAAGAGCAAGCCGGGGAAGGATCACTCCTCCTGGAATCACCATCCCTAAATCTCTTGTGAAGGTACGCTCGGGCCATGATTCTGTTTCACCTTCAAGATAAATGACCTCGATGCCTTCTTGAGTTAACACTTTAGCTAACTGGTCATGCTGAATTTGCAAGCGCCCTAAATTCGGCAGTCCTGTCGTTTCCCCATTTTGAGGGAGCGTTCCTTTTATGTTTTTTGCCAAAATGCTTCCATACTCGATTTGCTGGGCATTATTGTGAAGACTCAGTATTTCCTTCCCAGGACGATGCATCAATATTTTCTTGATGGGTTGTATATCATTGACTACGCCCCAAGTTTCTCCCCACATATCTTTGAGCTGTTTCTTATCGTGAAACGGCTCGTCTACTATTTTTCTTGATAAATATCGATGAGAAGTGTGCATGGCCATAGCTCCTAATCCTTTTAGTCGGTAGTATAAGCTTTTCCGAAAAGAGGGGAGATTATCCTTAAGCAAAGAGGTATAGCGCCCCGCCGGAAGCGAGGCTGTTCAATATAATCCCCACACTAAATTCATCGTTAGAGTACAGCAATTCTCAAAGCTATCTGCATCTGCGTACAGGGTAAAGGTAACGGAGTTAGGAGTATAGGTTGTTTTAACATCTGAAGGTACGCCGGTCGATTTAATGATACGGTCCACTTCATCTTGCTTATCTTCCTGGGCTGAGCTCATAAGCTGCCTCACTTTCTCAGGATGAGACAATAGGTGATTCAGGATCATCTTTGCTTGATCAAATAAAGTATGATAAGCCTGTAAGGATTGCTTGAAATAGTCAGTATTTACCTGCGGGTATGGGCTCCTGAAGTAAGGATGAAGGTAATATCCAATCACTTTTGCAGAACCTCCAAGTCCATAAGATTTAGAAAACCTCTTACACCTTATGACAATAGGAGAAATGTAGTGCGTAATTTGCTTTTACTGTTGACGAATGTTTTTAAGTACTTTTGTTAATCCTAACAATGAATTACATAAGGAGGGAATGAGAGTGAATATAGCTGATATCATGACGGTCATTGGTTTCATTACATGTGCGATTCTATTGGTGGGCATTATCATAGCGGGGATTTATTTATATTTTATTGACAGAACGCAGGATATGCACCCGATTTTGCGTAACTATCCTGTTGTTGGGCGAGCAAGGCATTTCTTTCAACAAATTGGCCCGGAAATGCGCTCCTATTTATTTAATAATGACAATGAGGGGAAACCTTTCTCTCGCAATGACTATGAACATATAAAGAATAAAGCCAAATACAAGCGCGATGTCTTTGGGTTCGGCTCGCAGCGTGATTTTGAAAAAGAAGGCTATTATGTGAGGAACTCGATGTTTCCGAAGCTGTCTGAAGAATTAAAGATGGACAGGGAAACGAAGGTAACAACAGACCGCTATTTATTGCTGAAAGAGCCACTATTTACACAGAAAAAAGAAAAATTGGAGAAGGATGAATCTCCAGTCTATTTGCTCAACGAAGAAGATACGATTGTGATTGGAAAAAATGCCAGGAATCCTTTTGCTGTCAGAGGGCAGATTGGTATGTCTGCGATGAGCTATGGATCGCTTGGTGATCATGCGATTACCGCGTTATCGGAGGGGCTTGGGATCGCCAAGGGAACGTGGATGAATACAGGAGAAGGCGGGCTTTCAAAATACCATCTCAAGGGCGGTGTTGATATTATTATGCAAATCGGCCCAGGGATGTTTGGTGTTCGTGATCGAGAAGGTAATTTTAGTTGGGATGCTTTAAAGGAGAAAAGCGAGATCCCGGAAGTTAAAGCTTTTGAGGTTAAACTGGGACAAGGGGCTAAAACCCGAGGCGGTCACATTGATGCTGAAAAAGTGACAGAAGAGATAGCCGAAATTAGAATGGTCGAGCCCTTCAAATCTATTGACAGTCCGAACCGCTTCCGTGAATTCAGTGACTTTCCATCAATGTTTGAATTTATCGAACAGGTTCGGGAGCACAGTGGCAAGCCAGTGGGTATGAAAGTGGTGATTGGAAGCGCAGACGAGGCAGAAGACATAGCCAGGAACATCAAGGAAACCGGGAAAAGTCCAGACTTCATCACGGTCGACGGCAGCGAGGGAGGAACGGGTGCTTCTTATCAGGAACTGGCTGATAGTGTGGGATTGCCGATTCGGTCTGCCTTGCCTTTATTAGACAATGCTTTAAAAAAATATGGTGTTCGGGATCAGGTTAAGATTATTGCCTCCGGAAAATTGTTTTCACCTGATCGAATCGCGATTGCTTTGGCTATGGGCGCAGACCTTGTCAACATTGCCAGAGGATTTATGATTACAGTCGGCTGTATTCAGGCTCTCCAATGTGCTTCAAATGGTTGTCCAGTCGGGGTGGCAACGACAGACCCTGAACTGCAGAAAGGTCTCGTGATTGAGGAAAAGAAATGGCGTACAGCGAATTATGTTATTACAATGCGAAAAGGGTTATTTCGAATAGCCGCAGCGGCAGGCTTGGAATCACCTGTGCATTTTAACCGTAAACATGTGGTTTATAATGATGAACGCGGGAAGACTTGGTCATTGGACGAGATTTATCAATCAATTGTAGACGAAGAAAAGAAAGTGAATGAGTAATGATGCAGGCGAGGTCTAACCAAAATATGGTTAGGCCTTATTTTTTTGGACTGATGCTGCAAGGAATGAATAAAATATAGACAATGAACTATAGGGAAGGTGTTATCATGCCTCGACATTTCATTGCTTATCTCTCTGACCGCAGTGGCCGCTATGATCTTTGGTTATTTAATTTAGTTAATGGAAGAAATGGCCAACTGACAAATGGGGCAGGTGCTGCGTATTCTAATCCCATATGGTCACCCGATGGCAGCAGGATTGCGTTTGTGGGTGAACAACAAATCCTCTATGTTGTTGATGTCTTTACAGGAGCGATTACCATGATTGATCAGTTGACAGACGGTGATGGATTTGAGTTTGATTGGTCCCCTGGCGGTGACAGGCTGGTCTATACGAAGCTCGGTCAAATCATTTTGTATCATGTCCTATCCCACCGAGCTCAATTTATTGATTATCCTGGGGCTTCAAATCCTCAATGGTTTCCAAATGGCAGGGAGCTGCTCTTTCAGGCACCGGATGAGTCAGGGGTCAGTCAGTTGTTCCGCATTCAGACGAATGGGACAAATGTGCGGCAAATCACGGACAATACAGAGGGGCCGCTTCATGATGTAGAGCTGTCTCCTGACGGTGCTTTTGCGCTGTATACGACGCCAGGGGCAAGTATTTCATTAATCAGGACAGTAGAACTTGCAACCGGGAATATTTTTGAAATAGAAGGAGGACCGCTGGCTAAAAACTATTACCCGACATGGTCCCCTGATTCTATGCGAATGGCTTATAGCGCTACAGATTTTGACAAGAACCACGGGTATTTCTCGCAAATACGAACGGTGGGACGCAGGGGCGAAAATGAAAGAACCTGGACCCATTCTAATTGCTTTGCCACACCTGTAAGCTGGTCGCCAGATGGCAGACAAATCGCCTATCTTAGCGGTTGTACTAACCAAGAATTTGCCAGTGAAATGTGGGTGTTAGACTTTTTTCACCTTAATTCTACTCGGTTACTAAGTGGAGTCAACATTAGTGCTCTGCAATGGGCGCCGTATATGGTGATTAAACAGCGTAGAAAAACCTACTCTAACGAGGAATACAAAGTAAGACTCAGCTATCCTTCGCATTGGCAAAGGGTGAACGATGTAAGATACGAGGGTACGGATGGTTTTTTTCAAATATCGGCTATTTCATCAGAGGGAACGATTGAGGAAGTTTGTTTTGCCGAAGCTTTTCATCCATTACAGCCTTATGGATCTATGCCGGCTGTTTATTCGGCACACATGCACAATCAACAATCATGCTTCATTTTTCCTTCTGCTGATCAATCTCCTGAGATGTTGGGGCAGTCTGCTTTTATTATCGCGTATCCGAGGCCTGTGCAAATTCAAGGTGAAACCTATCATTACTTTATACTGTGGGCAGATCGGCAGCATTTGAGAGAAATTGCTTCTTCCCTCGTCTTTTTAAATTATTAATACGTTATTGGGACTGGTTTGCTGAAGTGGCGGACCAGGTTCTTTATGTTTGTCATGGTTGGCCGCTGCGACACGTATAAATAACTTTAAAGGGGAGCTGTTTAGGGGGAGTTGTTATAAATAAATGGATTTGTACATTGATCGGAGTCGCTGGTATGGGTGTTTTACTTACAGTAGGGTTAGTGGTTCAATCTAATCTTGAATATAAACTTCTGGACGTAAGCATGGAGGAAACGGATAGATCAAAGGATCAAGTTGAAGCCTTTATGAATGAGATTCAAAAAGAGTTTCAAAAGCACTCGATAACGAAAACGGCCGTTTATTATTCGTATACTGACAATAGCTGGACGATACAAGTTATTGAAGAAGAGTTTTTGGAAGATCATAAAGAGAAGATTCAATCCGTACTCGACGAAACTTCCGAAAATATGGAGATGGGAAAATTAGCAGTTCGCTATCGAGCGATGGAGCCAACTAGTTAAACCCATTCTGAATCGGTCAAAGAGCTAGGAGACACCATAAAAAAGCGTTCCGGAAATTGGAACGCTTTTTTTTATCGATAAATTATCGTCTTGTTTTGACAGTTTTCTTATTGCTTTATGAAGATTAAGGCTTGATATAAAGCGATTATCGGGGTGGCTCTGTTTCTATAGTTTAGCGCTTGAAAGTAGTCTAGCTTTAAATGACATTCTTGATGGAAAATTTAGATAATTCTAAGATAAATATGATGAGTTTATTTCAGGGCAAGGAGGAATTCTATATGGTCCAGCCACGTCAACAAATCAATCAAATCGCGATGTACTCACCGGGGAAGCCTGTTGAAGAATTAAAACGAGAGAAAGGTCTATCGAAGATCATCAAGATGGCCTCAAACGAAAATCCATTTGGATACTCGCCGCTCGCAGCGGAAGCTATCCAGTCTGAAATGAAAGACCTTCCGTATTATCCAGAAGTAACGGCACCTTTGCTTGCTGAAAAGCTGGCGAATCGGCTTGATGTTTCTTCTGATCAAATTTTATTTGGCAGCGGATCGGATGAAATTATCCGTCTGCTAACCAGAACCTATATAAATGAAGGGGATGAGGTCGTGATGGCCGGCGTGACGTTCCCTCGTTATAAAACGAACGTAATTATCGAAGGCGGGGTGCCGGTTGAGATCGAGATGAATGAAGGCACCCATGATTTAGAAGCGATGCTTCAAGCGATCAATGAGAAAACGAAAATCGTATTTGTATGTAATCCCAATAATCCGACGGGTACGATAGTGGAAAAGGAAGCACTGCAAGCGTTTATAGAAAAAGTTCCATCAGGCGTTATGCTCGTAATGGATGAGGCTTACTATGAGTACGCGGATTCACCGCAATACTTGGAAACTCTGCCGCTGCTAGATCAGCATAAAAATATGGTGATACTACGAACGTTCTCTAAAGTGTACGGGCTGGCAGCGCTGAGAATTGGCTACGGGCTTATGTGCACAGAGATGGTGGATGATTTACGGAAAGTGAAAGAGCCGTTTAATGTAAACAGGCTGGCTCAGGCGGCTGCTTCAGCCTCACTGGATGATGAGGAGTTTATGCATGAAAGCATTGCCCTGAATCGTGAAGGGCGCGATTACTTGAACGACAATTTTGACCGCATGAACTTAAACTGCTTTCCGACCCAAACCAACTTTATTATGGTGGATGTCGGTGAGCCAGCAGAAGAAGTTCATGAATTTTTGTTAAATCAGGGGATTATTATCCGTCCAGGACATTTAATGGGCTATCCTACTATGATTCGAGTGACCATTGGAAAACAGGAAGATAATCAACGATTCATTGAAAGCCTGCAAAGCTTTTTAGAAAAAAATAAATCAAATGTTCATCAGTCTTAAACGGAAAGGATGTGGTTTATGTGGATATGCTAGAACAATTTCCAATCACACAGTATATAAACGAAGAGGGAGAACTCAATACGAAAGAAATGAAAGGAGAGGTCTCTCTCGACCTCATTAAGTTGTTTTATGAAAAAATGCTGCGGGCCCGAATGATGGATAAAAAATGCGTCAATTTGCAGCGGCAAGGGCGAATTGGTACGTATGTCCAATACGAAGGACAGGAGGCTGCCCAGGTAGGCAGTGCGCTGGCGATCGAAGAAGGGGACTGGATGTTTCCTTCCTACCGCGATCATGCAGCAACGATGACATTCGGTCATTCATTGCGCAATTTGCTGCTATATTGGGTAGGACGAATCGAAGGCGGCATCCCTCCTGAAGGGAAGAATATCTTCCCGCCAGCCGTGCCGATCGCTTCACAGTTGCTGCATGCAACTGGGGTCGCCTGGGCAGAGAAGAAAAAAAACACAGACCGCGTTTCACTCGTCTATTTTGGTGATGGGGCTACTTCGGAAGGTGATTTCCACGAAGGGCTTAATTTTGCAAGCGTTTTCAGAGCGCCCGTTGTCTTTTTTAATCAAAACAATGGATACGCCATCAGTGTTCCAACTGAAAAACAGATGAATTCTAAGACAATTGCCCAGAAAGGCTTAGGGTACGATATTCCGAGTATTCGTATCGATGGAAATGATATTCTAGCGGTGTTTATGGAGACTCAAAAAGCAGTCGAACGTGCACGCAGTGGAGAAGGTCCAACGTTAATTGAGGCGGTAACGTGGAGATACGGAGCCCACACAACAGCGGATGATCCATCGAAATACCGCGATCAGTCTGAAAGTGACCGCAGACGTACGACAACGGATCCGTTGCTGCGCCTCGAAAAATATTTAAAGCAGCAAAATAACTGGGATGAAGAGTGGCTGGCGGAGACTGAGCAGAAAATCACCGATGAAATCAATACCGCTTTGGCTGAGATGGAAGATGTTCCGGAAGCTGAGATCGAACAGCTGTTCAGTCATGTGTTTGAAAAGCCGACATGGACGATCGAACAGCAACGGGAACATCATATGTCAATCAAGAGGGGGCAGGTATAATGACGACGGCTGTGCAAGTGAAAAAATTAACGATGGTGCAGGCGGTTACGGATGCGATGAGAACAATGCTTGAAGAAGATGAATCAGTGTTGGTGCTGGGGGAAGACGTCGGAATCAATGGCGGTGTATTCCGAGCTACTGATGG encodes the following:
- a CDS encoding dimethylarginine dimethylaminohydrolase family protein, whose amino-acid sequence is MHTSHRYLSRKIVDEPFHDKKQLKDMWGETWGVVNDIQPIKKILMHRPGKEILSLHNNAQQIEYGSILAKNIKGTLPQNGETTGLPNLGRLQIQHDQLAKVLTQEGIEVIYLEGETESWPERTFTRDLGMVIPGGVILPRLALYIRYGETVYASQTFSCAGMPMLGCIQGNGFAEGGSFTMLDSTTAIIGRSERVNQSGIEQVRHILSHQNIDLLSVDLPSTIIHLDEAFLLLDEHTALINQALLPFWFLDELHKRKLKLLHVDPRDPALSINVLPIAPGKVVCPSSGSKTNELLKSSGIHVIEVDVSEFYKLGGGIHCLTLPLMRR
- a CDS encoding FMN-binding glutamate synthase family protein; translation: MNIADIMTVIGFITCAILLVGIIIAGIYLYFIDRTQDMHPILRNYPVVGRARHFFQQIGPEMRSYLFNNDNEGKPFSRNDYEHIKNKAKYKRDVFGFGSQRDFEKEGYYVRNSMFPKLSEELKMDRETKVTTDRYLLLKEPLFTQKKEKLEKDESPVYLLNEEDTIVIGKNARNPFAVRGQIGMSAMSYGSLGDHAITALSEGLGIAKGTWMNTGEGGLSKYHLKGGVDIIMQIGPGMFGVRDREGNFSWDALKEKSEIPEVKAFEVKLGQGAKTRGGHIDAEKVTEEIAEIRMVEPFKSIDSPNRFREFSDFPSMFEFIEQVREHSGKPVGMKVVIGSADEAEDIARNIKETGKSPDFITVDGSEGGTGASYQELADSVGLPIRSALPLLDNALKKYGVRDQVKIIASGKLFSPDRIAIALAMGADLVNIARGFMITVGCIQALQCASNGCPVGVATTDPELQKGLVIEEKKWRTANYVITMRKGLFRIAAAAGLESPVHFNRKHVVYNDERGKTWSLDEIYQSIVDEEKKVNE
- a CDS encoding TolB family protein, with amino-acid sequence MPRHFIAYLSDRSGRYDLWLFNLVNGRNGQLTNGAGAAYSNPIWSPDGSRIAFVGEQQILYVVDVFTGAITMIDQLTDGDGFEFDWSPGGDRLVYTKLGQIILYHVLSHRAQFIDYPGASNPQWFPNGRELLFQAPDESGVSQLFRIQTNGTNVRQITDNTEGPLHDVELSPDGAFALYTTPGASISLIRTVELATGNIFEIEGGPLAKNYYPTWSPDSMRMAYSATDFDKNHGYFSQIRTVGRRGENERTWTHSNCFATPVSWSPDGRQIAYLSGCTNQEFASEMWVLDFFHLNSTRLLSGVNISALQWAPYMVIKQRRKTYSNEEYKVRLSYPSHWQRVNDVRYEGTDGFFQISAISSEGTIEEVCFAEAFHPLQPYGSMPAVYSAHMHNQQSCFIFPSADQSPEMLGQSAFIIAYPRPVQIQGETYHYFILWADRQHLREIASSLVFLNY
- the hisC gene encoding histidinol-phosphate transaminase, which translates into the protein MVQPRQQINQIAMYSPGKPVEELKREKGLSKIIKMASNENPFGYSPLAAEAIQSEMKDLPYYPEVTAPLLAEKLANRLDVSSDQILFGSGSDEIIRLLTRTYINEGDEVVMAGVTFPRYKTNVIIEGGVPVEIEMNEGTHDLEAMLQAINEKTKIVFVCNPNNPTGTIVEKEALQAFIEKVPSGVMLVMDEAYYEYADSPQYLETLPLLDQHKNMVILRTFSKVYGLAALRIGYGLMCTEMVDDLRKVKEPFNVNRLAQAAASASLDDEEFMHESIALNREGRDYLNDNFDRMNLNCFPTQTNFIMVDVGEPAEEVHEFLLNQGIIIRPGHLMGYPTMIRVTIGKQEDNQRFIESLQSFLEKNKSNVHQS
- the pdhA gene encoding pyruvate dehydrogenase (acetyl-transferring) E1 component subunit alpha, which encodes MLEQFPITQYINEEGELNTKEMKGEVSLDLIKLFYEKMLRARMMDKKCVNLQRQGRIGTYVQYEGQEAAQVGSALAIEEGDWMFPSYRDHAATMTFGHSLRNLLLYWVGRIEGGIPPEGKNIFPPAVPIASQLLHATGVAWAEKKKNTDRVSLVYFGDGATSEGDFHEGLNFASVFRAPVVFFNQNNGYAISVPTEKQMNSKTIAQKGLGYDIPSIRIDGNDILAVFMETQKAVERARSGEGPTLIEAVTWRYGAHTTADDPSKYRDQSESDRRRTTTDPLLRLEKYLKQQNNWDEEWLAETEQKITDEINTALAEMEDVPEAEIEQLFSHVFEKPTWTIEQQREHHMSIKRGQV